From Bradyrhizobium sp. NDS-1, the proteins below share one genomic window:
- a CDS encoding DUF1272 domain-containing protein, whose product MALQLRPNCEYCDRDLPPDATDARICSYECTFCADCVDTKLFNVCPNCGGGFAPRPIRPTQEWRPGVCTTRQVPSDKRVHLKYSAEDVAAHCARIRDVPPEAR is encoded by the coding sequence ATGGCGCTCCAGCTTCGACCGAACTGCGAATATTGCGACCGCGACCTGCCGCCTGATGCAACGGATGCGCGGATCTGCTCCTATGAATGCACGTTCTGCGCGGATTGCGTCGACACGAAGCTGTTCAACGTCTGCCCAAACTGCGGCGGCGGTTTTGCCCCGCGCCCGATCCGTCCCACGCAGGAATGGCGGCCGGGCGTGTGCACGACCAGGCAGGTGCCGTCGGACAAGCGCGTGCATTTGAAGTACAGCGCGGAGGATGTCGCGGCGCATTGCGCGCGGATCCGTGACGTGCCGCCGGAGGCTCGATAG
- a CDS encoding Lrp/AsnC family transcriptional regulator — translation MTSVDAFDLKILSALQDDGRLTNQELADLAGLSASQCSRRRMRLEEEKVIAGYHADLSSEALGFGVIAFIQVGLATHSPDNSKRFRALVNRIDEIQEAYSLTGDADYVLKAVLRDLKGLSNLVNDVLMPHQSVAHVRSSIVLDRLKESSRLPLKEIKAG, via the coding sequence ATGACCTCTGTTGACGCCTTCGATCTCAAGATTCTCAGTGCGCTCCAGGACGACGGCCGCCTCACCAATCAGGAGCTCGCCGACCTCGCGGGCCTCTCGGCGTCGCAATGCTCGCGCCGGCGCATGCGGCTGGAGGAGGAGAAGGTGATCGCGGGCTATCACGCCGATCTCTCCAGCGAAGCGCTCGGCTTCGGCGTCATCGCCTTCATCCAGGTGGGGCTTGCGACCCACTCGCCGGATAATTCGAAGCGGTTTCGCGCGCTGGTGAACCGGATCGATGAAATCCAGGAGGCCTATTCGCTCACCGGCGATGCCGACTATGTGCTCAAGGCGGTGCTGCGCGACCTCAAGGGCCTCTCCAACCTCGTCAACGACGTGTTGATGCCGCACCAGAGCGTCGCGCATGTGCGCTCCTCGATCGTTCTGGATAGGCTGAAGGAGAGTTCGCGGCTGCCGCTCAAGGAGATCAAGGCCGGCTGA
- the hppD gene encoding 4-hydroxyphenylpyruvate dioxygenase: MGPFPHDAPPATVSAENPRGTDGFEFVEYAHPNPAELHTLFKLMGYAPVARHKTRKITVYRQGDINYLVNEEPGTHGYEFVAAHGPCAPSMAFRVVDAKAAYERAIALGAEPAGVSSAQKTLDVPAIKGIGGSLLYLVDRYGAKGSAYDAEFEWLGVRDPRPVGAGLFYLDHLTHNVHRGRMDVWAGFYEKLFNFRQIRFFDIEGRASGLFSRALTSPDGKIRIPINEDAGDSGQIEEYLKTYRGEGIQHIACGCRDIYRTIEDLREAGLPFMPAPPETYFEKIDTRLPKHGEDLARLQRNGILIDGEGVVEGGQTKVLLQIFSANAIGPIFFEFIQRKGDDGFGEGNFKALFESIEEDQIRRGVLKVGDAA, translated from the coding sequence ATGGGACCGTTTCCGCACGATGCACCGCCGGCCACCGTCAGCGCCGAGAATCCGAGGGGCACCGACGGGTTCGAGTTCGTCGAATATGCGCATCCCAACCCGGCCGAGTTGCACACGCTGTTCAAGCTGATGGGCTATGCGCCTGTCGCGCGCCACAAGACCAGGAAGATCACGGTCTATCGTCAGGGCGACATCAACTATCTCGTCAACGAAGAGCCCGGCACCCACGGCTATGAGTTCGTCGCCGCGCACGGGCCTTGCGCTCCGTCGATGGCGTTCCGTGTCGTCGATGCCAAGGCCGCCTATGAGCGCGCGATCGCACTCGGCGCCGAGCCTGCGGGTGTGTCCTCGGCACAGAAGACGCTCGACGTGCCCGCGATCAAGGGCATCGGCGGCAGCCTGCTTTATCTGGTCGATCGCTACGGCGCCAAGGGCTCGGCCTATGATGCCGAGTTCGAATGGCTGGGGGTGCGTGATCCGCGGCCGGTCGGCGCCGGTCTGTTTTATCTCGACCACCTCACCCACAACGTCCATCGCGGCCGCATGGATGTCTGGGCCGGCTTCTATGAGAAGCTGTTCAACTTCCGCCAGATCCGCTTCTTCGACATCGAGGGCCGCGCCTCGGGCCTGTTCTCGCGCGCCCTGACCAGCCCCGACGGCAAGATCCGCATTCCGATCAACGAGGACGCCGGTGATTCCGGCCAGATCGAGGAATATCTGAAGACCTATCGCGGCGAGGGCATCCAGCACATCGCCTGCGGCTGCCGCGACATCTACCGCACCATCGAGGATCTGCGCGAAGCCGGCCTGCCCTTCATGCCGGCGCCGCCCGAGACCTATTTCGAGAAGATCGACACGCGGCTGCCCAAGCATGGCGAAGACCTCGCACGTCTCCAGAGGAACGGCATCCTGATCGACGGTGAAGGCGTGGTGGAGGGCGGCCAGACCAAGGTGCTGCTCCAGATCTTCTCGGCCAACGCCATTGGTCCGATCTTCTTCGAGTTCATCCAGCGCAAGGGCGACGACGGATTCGGCGAGGGCAATTTCAAGGCCCTGTTCGAATCGATCGAGGAGGATCAGATCAGGCGTGGGGTGCTGAAGGTGGGCGACGCGGCGTAG
- a CDS encoding CaiB/BaiF CoA transferase family protein yields the protein MLDKSAPSASARASGPLSGFRIVEFAGIGPGPFACMMLADMGADVVTLDRVGAKKSMKSVAGRGRKVIELDLKDKAAIAQVLDLLATADALVEGFRPGVMERLGLGPDVVLARNPRLVYGRMTGWGQEGPLANAAGHDINYISITGALAAIGTKETPVPPLNLVGDFGGGALYLVVGVLAALLEASRSGKGQVVDAAMCDGAASLMSFFFDMTNMGRWTEQRDQNFLDGGAHFYGVYECACGHFVSIGSIEPQFYALLREHAGLTDADFDAQMNPKAWPALKEKLKAVFKSKTREDWCKIMEGTDICFAPVLTMSEATKHPHMVARNVFVERHGVKQPAPAPRFSRTPSAVREPEGAEIGAVTKAWAAAK from the coding sequence GTGCTCGATAAATCAGCCCCCTCCGCGTCCGCCCGCGCCTCCGGCCCGCTGTCGGGCTTTCGCATCGTCGAATTCGCCGGCATCGGGCCCGGCCCGTTCGCCTGCATGATGCTGGCCGACATGGGCGCCGACGTCGTCACGCTCGACCGCGTCGGCGCAAAGAAGAGCATGAAGTCGGTGGCGGGCCGTGGCCGCAAGGTGATCGAGCTCGATCTCAAGGACAAGGCGGCGATCGCGCAAGTGCTCGACCTCCTGGCCACCGCCGATGCGCTGGTCGAAGGTTTTCGTCCCGGCGTGATGGAGCGGCTCGGCCTCGGGCCTGACGTCGTGCTCGCGCGCAACCCCAGGCTGGTCTATGGCCGCATGACCGGTTGGGGCCAGGAAGGCCCACTGGCGAACGCGGCCGGTCACGACATCAATTATATCTCCATCACCGGCGCGCTCGCCGCGATCGGCACCAAGGAGACGCCGGTGCCGCCGCTCAATCTGGTCGGTGATTTCGGCGGCGGCGCGCTCTATCTCGTCGTCGGCGTGCTCGCTGCGCTTCTGGAAGCCTCGCGCTCCGGCAAGGGCCAAGTGGTTGATGCCGCGATGTGCGACGGCGCGGCCTCGCTGATGTCGTTCTTCTTCGACATGACCAATATGGGCCGCTGGACCGAACAGCGGGACCAGAACTTCCTCGACGGCGGCGCGCATTTCTACGGCGTCTATGAATGTGCCTGCGGGCACTTCGTCTCGATCGGCTCGATCGAGCCGCAATTCTACGCGCTGCTGCGCGAGCATGCGGGCCTCACCGATGCCGATTTCGACGCGCAGATGAATCCCAAGGCATGGCCGGCGCTGAAGGAGAAGCTCAAGGCGGTGTTCAAGAGCAAGACGCGCGAGGACTGGTGCAAGATCATGGAAGGCACCGACATCTGCTTCGCGCCGGTGCTGACCATGTCGGAGGCAACAAAGCATCCACACATGGTCGCCCGCAACGTCTTCGTCGAACGCCACGGCGTGAAGCAGCCTGCGCCGGCGCCGAGATTCTCGCGCACGCCGTCAGCGGTGCGGGAGCCGGAAGGCGCGGAGATCGGCGCGGTGACGAAGGCGTGGGCGGCAGCGAAGTAA
- a CDS encoding FAD binding domain-containing protein, whose protein sequence is MYQTKYHRASSVDEAVSLFGKSSEAKFLAGGQTLLPVMKQRLASPSDVIDLGKIKELQGVELSGDTLTIKAATIYYDIMTNADVKKAIPAIAHLTSVLGDPAVRYRGTIGGSIANNDPAADFPAALLALGATVKTNKRSIGAEDFFQGLFTTALEDGEIITAVSFPVPAKAGYEKMRHPASRFALTGVFVAQTKSGEVRVAATGASQSGVMRVPAIEAALKANWSPSAIDSVSISANGLLADIHGTAEYRANLVKVMAQRAVASAG, encoded by the coding sequence ATGTATCAGACCAAATATCATCGCGCTTCCTCCGTCGACGAGGCCGTCAGCCTGTTCGGCAAAAGCAGCGAGGCGAAGTTTCTGGCCGGCGGCCAGACGCTGCTGCCCGTCATGAAGCAGCGGCTCGCCAGCCCCTCGGATGTCATCGACCTCGGCAAGATCAAGGAGCTGCAGGGCGTCGAACTGTCGGGTGACACGCTGACCATCAAGGCCGCCACGATCTATTACGACATCATGACGAATGCCGATGTAAAGAAGGCGATCCCCGCGATCGCCCATCTCACCTCGGTGCTCGGCGACCCTGCCGTGCGCTACCGCGGCACGATCGGCGGCTCGATCGCCAATAACGATCCCGCGGCGGACTTCCCCGCCGCCCTGCTCGCGCTCGGCGCCACCGTGAAGACCAATAAGCGGTCGATTGGGGCGGAGGACTTCTTCCAGGGCCTGTTCACGACGGCGCTCGAAGACGGCGAGATCATCACGGCCGTATCGTTCCCGGTGCCGGCGAAGGCAGGCTACGAGAAGATGCGGCACCCGGCCTCGCGTTTCGCGCTGACCGGCGTGTTCGTCGCTCAGACCAAATCGGGCGAGGTTCGGGTCGCCGCCACAGGCGCCTCGCAGAGCGGCGTGATGCGGGTGCCCGCGATCGAAGCCGCGCTGAAGGCGAACTGGTCGCCATCGGCGATCGACAGCGTCAGCATTTCGGCGAACGGACTGCTGGCCGACATCCACGGCACGGCGGAATACCGCGCCAACCTCGTCAAGGTGATGGCACAGCGCGCGGTCGCATCTGCCGGCTGA
- a CDS encoding xanthine dehydrogenase family protein molybdopterin-binding subunit — protein sequence MGVEGIGARVVRKEDKRFITGKGRYVDDIKLTGMTHAHFVRSPHAHAKVKGIDSSAALKMPGVVAVLTGQQIVDDKVGNLICGWAITSKDGSPMKMGAWPAMAPETVRFVGQAVAVVIAESKNLARDAAEAVVVDYEELPAVADVQAAIKSGAPQLHPEAPGNQVYDWVIGDEGATDAAFAKAANVVKLDVTNNRLAPNAMEPRAAIADYDTAEEHFTLYTTSQNPHVARLVLSAFYNIAPEHKLRVIAPDVGGGFGSKIFIYPEEMVALWASKKVGRPVKWTGDRTEAFLTDAHGRDHVTHAEMAFDANNKITGLKVKTYANFGAYMSLFSSSVPTYLYATLLSGQYNIPAIHAEVVGVYTNTTPVDAYRGAGRPEASYLIERLMETAARQLKVDPAQLRRTNFITQFPHQTPVIMAYDTGDFNASLDAAMKAIDYAGFPARKAKAKADGKLRGIGVSCYIEACGIAPSKAVGSLGAGVGLWESAEVRVNPVGTIEILTGSHSHGQGHETTFCQLVAERLGVPISQVSIVHGDTDKVQFGMGTYGSRSAAVGLTAILKAMEKMESKAKKIAAHALEASEADIVIENGEFKVTGTDKAIALPMVALAAYTAHNLPDGMEPGLKESAFYDPTNFTFPAGTYICELEVDPGTGKTSFVDFVAADDFGRLINPMIVEGQVHGGLVQGIGQALLEHAIYDANGQPVTASFMDYAMPRADDVPSFNLSHTTTLCPGNPLGIKGCGEAGAIGASAAVINAITDAIGKNNLEMPATPDRVWRTIHAA from the coding sequence ATGGGTGTTGAAGGTATCGGCGCACGCGTCGTGCGCAAGGAAGACAAGCGTTTCATTACTGGCAAGGGCCGCTACGTCGACGACATCAAGCTGACGGGCATGACCCATGCCCATTTCGTCCGCAGCCCGCACGCGCACGCCAAGGTGAAGGGGATCGATTCCTCCGCCGCGCTGAAGATGCCGGGTGTGGTCGCCGTGCTCACGGGCCAACAGATCGTCGACGACAAGGTCGGCAACCTCATTTGCGGCTGGGCCATCACCTCCAAGGACGGCAGCCCGATGAAGATGGGCGCATGGCCGGCGATGGCACCGGAGACGGTGCGCTTCGTCGGGCAGGCCGTCGCGGTCGTGATCGCCGAAAGCAAGAATCTGGCACGCGATGCCGCCGAAGCGGTCGTTGTCGATTACGAAGAGCTTCCCGCGGTCGCCGACGTCCAAGCCGCGATCAAGTCAGGCGCGCCGCAGCTTCATCCCGAGGCTCCCGGCAACCAGGTCTATGACTGGGTGATCGGCGACGAGGGCGCCACCGATGCCGCCTTCGCCAAGGCCGCCAACGTGGTGAAGCTCGACGTCACCAACAACCGCCTCGCCCCGAACGCGATGGAGCCGCGCGCGGCGATCGCGGACTATGACACGGCGGAAGAGCATTTCACGCTCTACACGACCTCGCAGAACCCGCATGTCGCCCGCCTCGTGCTGTCGGCATTCTACAACATCGCGCCCGAGCACAAGCTGCGCGTGATCGCCCCCGATGTCGGTGGCGGCTTCGGCTCCAAGATCTTCATCTATCCCGAGGAGATGGTGGCGCTGTGGGCTTCGAAGAAGGTCGGCCGTCCCGTGAAATGGACCGGCGACCGCACCGAGGCCTTCCTTACCGACGCGCATGGTCGCGACCATGTCACCCATGCCGAGATGGCATTCGACGCCAACAACAAGATCACCGGCCTCAAGGTGAAGACCTACGCCAATTTCGGCGCCTACATGTCGCTGTTCTCGTCCTCGGTGCCGACCTATCTCTATGCGACGCTGTTGTCGGGCCAGTACAACATCCCGGCGATCCATGCCGAGGTGGTCGGGGTCTACACCAACACCACGCCGGTCGATGCCTATCGCGGCGCGGGCCGCCCCGAGGCCAGCTACCTGATCGAACGGCTGATGGAGACGGCGGCGCGGCAGCTCAAGGTTGATCCGGCCCAGTTGCGCCGGACCAACTTCATCACTCAGTTCCCGCATCAGACGCCCGTGATCATGGCTTACGACACTGGCGACTTCAACGCATCGCTCGATGCCGCGATGAAGGCGATCGACTATGCCGGCTTCCCTGCCCGCAAGGCCAAGGCGAAAGCCGACGGCAAGCTGCGCGGCATCGGCGTGTCCTGCTACATCGAGGCTTGCGGCATCGCGCCGTCGAAGGCGGTCGGCAGCCTTGGCGCCGGCGTGGGCCTGTGGGAATCGGCCGAGGTGCGCGTCAATCCGGTCGGCACCATCGAGATCCTCACGGGCTCGCATAGTCATGGCCAGGGTCATGAGACCACGTTCTGCCAGCTCGTCGCGGAGCGGCTCGGCGTCCCCATCAGCCAGGTCTCGATCGTCCATGGCGACACCGACAAGGTGCAGTTCGGCATGGGCACCTACGGCTCGCGCTCGGCGGCTGTCGGCCTCACCGCGATCCTGAAAGCGATGGAGAAGATGGAATCGAAGGCCAAGAAGATTGCGGCGCATGCGCTGGAAGCTTCCGAGGCCGACATCGTCATCGAGAATGGCGAGTTCAAGGTCACCGGTACCGACAAGGCGATCGCCCTGCCGATGGTCGCGCTCGCGGCCTATACCGCGCATAATCTGCCTGACGGGATGGAGCCGGGTCTGAAGGAAAGCGCCTTCTACGATCCGACCAACTTCACCTTCCCGGCCGGCACCTATATCTGCGAGCTCGAGGTCGATCCCGGCACCGGCAAGACCTCCTTCGTCGACTTCGTCGCGGCCGACGATTTCGGCCGGCTGATCAACCCGATGATCGTCGAGGGCCAGGTCCATGGCGGCCTTGTCCAGGGCATCGGGCAGGCACTGCTCGAGCATGCGATCTACGATGCCAACGGCCAGCCGGTCACGGCCTCGTTCATGGACTACGCCATGCCGCGCGCCGACGATGTGCCCTCCTTCAACCTGTCCCACACCACGACGCTGTGCCCGGGCAATCCGCTCGGCATCAAGGGCTGCGGTGAGGCTGGCGCGATCGGGGCGTCAGCGGCCGTGATCAACGCGATCACGGATGCGATCGGCAAGAACAATTTGGAAATGCCCGCGACCCCCGACAGGGTGTGGCGTACGATCCACGCGGCTTGA
- a CDS encoding (2Fe-2S)-binding protein, with product MSTVKLTVNGKAVAVDVEDRTLLVQLLRDHLNLTGTHVGCDTSQCGACVVHMDGRAVKSCTMLAGQADGASITTIEGIAKGDELHPMQAAFRDNHGLQCGYCTPGMIMSAIDIVQRHGGQLDETTVRQELEGNICRCTGYHNIVKAVLDAAGRMKVSQAAE from the coding sequence GTGTCTACAGTCAAACTGACAGTGAACGGCAAGGCCGTGGCTGTCGACGTCGAGGACCGCACGCTGTTGGTCCAACTCCTGCGCGATCACCTCAATCTCACGGGGACCCATGTGGGCTGCGACACCAGCCAGTGCGGCGCCTGTGTCGTGCATATGGACGGCAGGGCGGTGAAATCCTGCACCATGCTGGCGGGCCAGGCCGACGGCGCCAGCATCACCACCATCGAGGGCATCGCCAAGGGCGACGAACTGCATCCGATGCAGGCCGCTTTCCGCGACAATCATGGCCTTCAATGCGGCTACTGCACGCCGGGCATGATCATGTCGGCGATCGACATCGTGCAGCGCCATGGTGGCCAGCTCGACGAGACAACGGTCCGCCAAGAGCTGGAAGGCAATATCTGCCGCTGCACCGGCTACCACAACATCGTGAAAGCCGTGCTGGATGCGGCCGGACGCATGAAGGTCTCGCAGGCGGCCGAGTAA
- a CDS encoding HAMP domain-containing methyl-accepting chemotaxis protein, with protein sequence MSGRIASPSKRTIFPTLRFRAKIILGFAVVLAISAGSMAFSYFGFERVSEGVGSYRSSVSEADRARDIDRELLGYRSAARYFVVTGKEDDAKAALDAEAGLRNAIDQAIRNAKKPARLESLNKLAKEFSNFSATFAQILQAKRDSALLVQNQLQRNANLLKYKLDDVGNNASDSEAQAIEFGTKQVNAQFQTASAAASNFILNSDQAVGASAMARLKFVENSLGAVYSMDDKIVAGLKEAKALLGAYREALEKLIAKAKLVDDLVSEMSGSAGAILQGATAMKADLVAEQQRLESESEATIGQTEQLVLILAIGGTLLGAVLAFLLGTGISRPMIAMCKAMRELASGNFDVVLPGLGRKDEIGEMAGAVEEFKVQAVAKAERDAAASEVQNREQAASRRAELIRFADDFESAVGAIVSNVSASAVQLESAASTLTRTAETTQSLSSQVAGVSEQASSNMQSVATATEELSASVEEIGRQVRDSSRIAEAAVVQARETDGRIGKLSHAAQQIGEVVKLITAIAEQTNLLALNATIEAARAGEAGRGFAVVASEVKSLASQTAKATDEISSHITGMQGATAESVAAIKEIGATIGQISSISTSIASAVEQQGAATQEIARSVQTVAQGTQTAATDIGEVNRGAAETGSASEEVLHSAKTLSSESTRLRAELNRFMGNIRAA encoded by the coding sequence ATGTCCGGGCGTATCGCGTCGCCGTCAAAGCGCACAATATTTCCCACTCTCAGGTTTCGCGCCAAGATCATCCTCGGCTTTGCCGTCGTGCTGGCGATCTCCGCCGGGAGCATGGCCTTCTCCTATTTCGGCTTCGAACGCGTTTCGGAAGGCGTCGGATCCTACCGCAGCAGCGTTTCGGAGGCCGATCGTGCCCGCGATATCGATCGCGAACTGCTCGGCTATCGTTCGGCTGCCCGTTACTTCGTGGTGACCGGCAAGGAAGATGACGCCAAGGCGGCGCTGGACGCCGAGGCCGGCCTGAGGAATGCCATCGATCAGGCGATCAGGAATGCCAAGAAGCCAGCGCGGCTGGAGAGCCTCAACAAGCTCGCCAAGGAGTTTTCCAACTTCTCGGCGACCTTCGCCCAGATTTTGCAGGCCAAGCGCGACAGCGCGCTTCTGGTCCAGAATCAGCTTCAGCGCAACGCCAACCTCCTCAAATACAAGCTGGATGACGTCGGTAACAACGCCTCCGACTCCGAGGCGCAGGCGATCGAATTCGGCACCAAGCAGGTCAACGCCCAATTCCAGACCGCGAGTGCGGCCGCGAGCAATTTCATCCTCAACTCCGACCAGGCCGTCGGAGCAAGTGCGATGGCGCGGCTGAAGTTCGTCGAGAACTCGCTCGGCGCGGTCTATTCCATGGATGACAAGATCGTCGCCGGCCTGAAGGAGGCCAAAGCGCTTCTCGGTGCCTATCGCGAAGCGCTGGAGAAGCTGATTGCGAAAGCCAAGCTGGTCGACGACCTCGTCTCCGAGATGAGCGGCTCGGCCGGTGCGATCCTGCAAGGAGCTACCGCCATGAAGGCGGACCTCGTCGCCGAACAGCAGCGGCTGGAATCGGAGTCGGAAGCGACCATCGGGCAGACGGAGCAACTGGTTCTGATCCTCGCCATTGGCGGCACGCTGCTTGGCGCGGTCCTCGCCTTCCTGCTCGGCACCGGCATTTCGCGTCCGATGATCGCGATGTGCAAGGCGATGCGCGAGCTGGCCTCGGGCAATTTCGACGTCGTGCTGCCGGGCCTTGGCCGCAAGGACGAGATCGGCGAGATGGCCGGCGCGGTCGAGGAATTCAAGGTCCAGGCCGTGGCCAAGGCCGAGCGCGATGCCGCCGCCAGCGAAGTCCAGAACCGGGAGCAGGCGGCCAGCCGCCGCGCCGAGCTGATTCGGTTCGCCGACGATTTCGAGAGCGCGGTCGGCGCCATCGTCTCCAACGTCTCGGCCTCCGCCGTGCAGCTGGAATCGGCGGCCTCGACGCTGACCCGCACCGCCGAGACCACCCAGAGCCTGTCGAGCCAGGTCGCCGGCGTCTCCGAGCAGGCTTCGAGCAACATGCAGTCGGTTGCCACCGCGACGGAAGAGCTCTCGGCCTCGGTCGAGGAGATCGGCCGCCAGGTGCGCGATTCCAGCCGCATTGCGGAGGCCGCCGTGGTTCAGGCCAGGGAGACCGACGGGCGCATCGGCAAGCTGTCGCATGCGGCCCAGCAGATCGGCGAGGTGGTCAAGCTGATCACCGCGATCGCCGAGCAGACCAATCTGCTGGCGCTCAACGCCACCATCGAGGCGGCGCGCGCCGGCGAAGCCGGCCGCGGCTTCGCGGTGGTTGCCAGCGAAGTGAAGTCGCTGGCGAGCCAGACCGCGAAGGCGACCGACGAGATCTCGTCGCACATCACGGGCATGCAGGGCGCCACGGCGGAATCGGTTGCCGCGATCAAGGAGATCGGGGCGACCATCGGCCAGATCTCGTCAATCTCGACCTCGATCGCGAGCGCGGTCGAGCAGCAGGGCGCGGCGACGCAGGAGATCGCGCGCAGCGTCCAGACGGTCGCACAAGGGACTCAGACCGCGGCCACCGACATCGGCGAGGTCAACCGCGGCGCCGCCGAGACCGGCTCGGCCTCGGAGGAGGTGCTGCACTCGGCCAAGACGCTGTCATCCGAAAGCACCCGCCTGCGCGCCGAGCTCAACCGCTTCATGGGGAATATCAGGGCGGCGTAG
- a CDS encoding HAMP domain-containing methyl-accepting chemotaxis protein produces MSVKSKSRQSKLPTLRFRAKIILGFGALLAILAVSMTFAYFGFERIQGAVASYRTSVSEADLARTVDRELIAYQGLARAYTLTGAAEDETAAKAAEENLRSAIAKSMAATTGAVRREQVGKLEGEFQRFTKVFGEIITLTRENNKIAADELNSVGNKIRFKFDDLADTAALAGLASVQTTAKDITSQYLAVSTSVSAFVAKPEPKTADGVIARIKFLETLLVSIYANDQKITDRVTEIGTLLKQYRTSFTKLSENVKIIVKLNGDMTKTAAGILKLSGELRSDLTADQQRIEASANAEIVDTERLMVMLALGGLAIGAVLALMLGNGISRPMIAMCKAMRELASGNFDVVLPGLGRKDEIGEMAGAVEEFKVQAVAKAERDAAASEVQNREQAASRRAELIRFADDFESAVGAIVSNVSASAVQLESAASTLTRTAETTQSLSSQVAGVSEQASSNMQSVATATEELSASVEEIGRQVRDSSRIAEAAVVQARETDGRIGKLSHAAQQIGEVVKLITAIAEQTNLLALNATIEAARAGEAGRGFAVVASEVKSLASQTAKATDEISSHITGMQGATAESVAAIKEIGATIGQISSISTSIASAVEQQGAATQEIARSVQTVAQGTQTAATDIGEVNRGAAETGSASEEVLHSAKTLSSESTRLRAELDRFMGNIRAA; encoded by the coding sequence ATGTCGGTCAAGTCGAAGTCGCGCCAATCGAAGCTGCCAACGTTGCGTTTTCGTGCAAAAATCATCCTCGGCTTCGGGGCATTGCTAGCCATCCTCGCCGTCAGTATGACTTTCGCCTATTTCGGCTTCGAGCGGATCCAGGGCGCCGTCGCCTCCTACCGAACCAGCGTGTCGGAAGCCGACCTCGCCCGGACGGTCGATCGCGAGCTGATCGCCTATCAGGGATTGGCGCGGGCCTATACCCTGACCGGCGCGGCCGAGGACGAGACCGCGGCCAAGGCGGCTGAAGAGAATCTGAGGAGCGCGATCGCAAAGTCGATGGCCGCTACGACCGGTGCCGTCCGCCGCGAGCAGGTCGGCAAGCTCGAGGGCGAATTCCAGCGCTTCACGAAGGTGTTCGGCGAAATCATCACCCTGACGCGCGAGAACAACAAGATCGCGGCCGACGAGCTCAACAGCGTCGGCAACAAGATCCGCTTCAAGTTCGACGACCTTGCCGATACCGCCGCGCTGGCCGGGCTGGCCTCGGTCCAGACCACGGCCAAGGACATCACCTCGCAATATCTGGCGGTCTCCACCTCGGTCAGTGCCTTCGTCGCCAAGCCGGAGCCGAAGACCGCAGATGGTGTGATCGCGCGGATCAAATTCCTGGAGACCCTGCTGGTCTCGATCTATGCGAACGACCAGAAGATCACCGATCGCGTAACCGAGATCGGCACCCTCCTGAAGCAATACCGCACCTCCTTCACCAAGCTGTCGGAGAATGTGAAGATCATCGTCAAGCTGAACGGCGATATGACCAAGACGGCGGCCGGCATCCTCAAGCTCTCGGGTGAGCTGCGGTCGGATCTGACTGCCGATCAGCAGCGCATCGAAGCCAGCGCCAATGCGGAGATCGTTGATACCGAGCGGCTGATGGTGATGCTGGCGCTCGGCGGCCTCGCCATCGGCGCGGTGCTCGCCCTGATGCTCGGCAACGGCATTTCGCGTCCGATGATCGCGATGTGCAAGGCGATGCGCGAGCTGGCCTCGGGCAATTTCGACGTCGTGCTGCCGGGCCTCGGCCGCAAGGACGAGATCGGCGAGATGGCCGGCGCGGTCGAGGAGTTCAAGGTCCAGGCCGTGGCCAAGGCCGAGCGCGATGCCGCCGCCAGCGAAGTCCAGAACCGGGAGCAGGCGGCCAGCCGCCGCGCCGAGCTGATTCGGTTCGCCGACGATTTCGAGAGCGCGGTCGGCGCCATCGTCTCCAACGTCTCGGCCTCCGCCGTGCAGCTGGAATCGGCGGCCTCCACGCTGACCCGCACCGCCGAGACCACGCAGAGCCTGTCGAGCCAGGTCGCCGGCGTCTCCGAGCAGGCCTCAAGCAACATGCAGTCGGTTGCCACCGCGACCGAAGAGCTCTCGGCCTCGGTCGAGGAGATCGGCCGCCAGGTGCGCGATTCCAGCCGCATTGCGGAAGCCGCCGTGGTTCAGGCCAGGGAAACCGACGGGCGCATCGGCAAGCTGTCGCATGCGGCCCAGCAGATCGGCGAGGTGGTCAAGCTGATCACCGCGATCGCCGAGCAGACCAATCTGCTGGCGCTCAACGCCACCATCGAGGCGGCACGCGCCGGCGAAGCCGGCCGCGGCTTCGCGGTGGTTGCCAGCGAAGTGAAGTCGCTGGCGAGCCAGACCGCGAAGGCGACCGACGAGATCTCCTCGCACATCACGGGCATGCAGGGCGCCACGGCGGAATCGGTTGCCGCGATCAAGGAGATCGGGGCGACCATCGGCCAGATCTCGTCGATCTCGACCTCGATCGCGAGCGCGGTCGAGCAGCAGGGCGCTGCGACGCAGGAGATCGCGCGCAGCGTCCAGACGGTCGCGCAAGGGACTCAGACCGCGGCCACCGACATCGGCGAGGTCAACCGCGGCGCCGCCGAGACCGGCTCGGCCTCGGAGGAGGTGCTGCACTCGGCCAAGACGCTGTCATCCGAAAGCACCCGCCTGCGCGCCGAGCTCGACCGCTTCATGGGGAATATCAGGGCGGCGTAA